The Allocatelliglobosispora scoriae genome contains a region encoding:
- the folB gene encoding dihydroneopterin aldolase — MTDTITLTGLRAFGRHGVFDFERENGQDFVVDAVLSLDLTKAANSDDVTDTVHYGELADALVAIVTGPPVNLLETLATRLVEACLVDERVQRAIVTVHKPSAPIPHSFTDVSVTMERRRGEQR; from the coding sequence GTGACCGACACGATCACGCTGACCGGGCTGCGTGCCTTCGGCCGGCACGGCGTCTTCGACTTCGAAAGGGAGAACGGCCAGGACTTCGTGGTCGACGCCGTTCTCTCCCTCGACCTCACGAAGGCCGCGAACAGCGACGATGTCACCGACACGGTCCACTACGGCGAGCTCGCCGACGCGCTCGTCGCGATCGTCACGGGCCCGCCGGTGAACCTGCTGGAGACCCTGGCGACGAGGCTCGTCGAAGCGTGTCTCGTCGATGAACGGGTTCAGCGGGCGATCGTCACGGTGCACAAGCCGTCGGCGCCGATCCCGCACAGCTTCACCGATGTCAGCGTGACGATGGAGCGCCGGCGCGGCGAGCAGCGATGA